In Glandiceps talaboti chromosome 4, keGlaTala1.1, whole genome shotgun sequence, a single window of DNA contains:
- the LOC144434407 gene encoding short-chain collagen C4-like, translating to MSGRYYNQVGNGANHLCLPFVPIYDMDNVATGVQTDRAYLYHTEYRNPSGPFLDKRYNDVPCSVCLDDAHNNVIVYPAKTDCPGGWDAEYYGFLMAERNNYGTVDHVCVDVEGRSLLGSDSAINSAFLYSVEGRCPTGSGIPCGPYVDGHELSCVVCAI from the coding sequence ATGAGTGGCCGATATTATAATCAAGTTGGTAATGGCGCAAATCATTTATGTCTGCCTTTTGTACCAATATATGACATGGACAACGTAGCAACTGGAGTTCAAACTGACCGTGCCTATCTATATCACACGGAGTATCGCAACCCGTCTGGTCCATTCCTTGACAAACGCTACAATGATGTGCCTTGCTCCGTTTGTCTGGATGATGCTCACAACAACGTTATCGTTTACCCTGCTAAAACTGATTGTCCTGGTGGATGGGATGCTGAGTACTATGGATTTCTCATGGCAGAGAGAAATAATTACGGAACAGTTGATCATGTATGTGTTGACGTAGAAGGAAGGTCTCTTCTAGGTTCAGACTCGGCTATCAATTCTGCATTTCTATACTCAGTGGAAGGTCGTTGTCCAACTGGTAGTGGCATACCTTGTGGTCCGTACGTTGATGGCCACGAATTGTCATGCGTGGTGTGTGCAATTTGA